A genomic region of Capra hircus breed San Clemente chromosome 21, ASM170441v1, whole genome shotgun sequence contains the following coding sequences:
- the CHRNB4 gene encoding neuronal acetylcholine receptor subunit beta-4 → MRSALPLFLFSLVALCGRGDCRVANAEEKLMDDLLNKTRYNNLIRPATSSSQLISIMLHLSLAQLISVNEREQIMTTNIWLKQEWTDYRLAWNSSRYEGVNILRIPANRVWLPDIVLYNNADGTYEVSLYTNVVVRSNGSVLWLPPAICKSACKIEVKHFPFDQQNCSLKFRSWTYDHTEIDMVLKMPSASMDDFTPSGEWDIVALPGRRTVNPQDPSYVDVTYDFIIKRKPLFYTINLIIPCVLITSLAILVFYLPSDCGEKMTLCISVLLALTVFLLLISKIVPPTSLNIPLIGKYLMFTMVLVTFSIVTSVCVLNVHHRSPSTHTMAPWVKRCFLHKLPTFLFMKRPNSSPSRVPQSSQARLTKSEATTTTTLAMGPTSSSNLYGNSMYFVNPGLAAPKSPAASDSAGVPRDLRLRSSGRFRQDVQEALEGVSFIAQHMKSDDLDQSVIEDWKYVAMVVDRLFLWVFVVVCVLGTVGLFLPPLFQTHTPSEGP, encoded by the exons ATGAGAAGCGCTCTCCCTCTGTTCCTTTTCTCCCTGGTTGCCCTTTGCGGGCGAG GGGACTGTCGTGTGGCCAATGCAGAAGAGAAGCTCATGGACGACCTTCTGAACAAAACCCGCTACAACAACTTGATCCGCCCTGCCACCAGCTCCTCCCAGCTCATCTCCATCATGCTGCATCTCTCCCTGGCCCAGCTCATCAGCGTG AATGAGCGAGAACAGATCATGACCACCAACATCTGGCTGAAACAG GAATGGACAGACTACCGCCTGGCCTGGAACAGCTCCCGCTATGAGGGTGTGAACATCCTGAGGATCCCTGCAAATCGTGTCTGGCTGCCTGACATCGTGCTTTACAACAA CGCCGACGGGACCTACGAGGTGTCTCTCTATACCAACGTGGTGGTCCGCTCTAATGGCAGCGTCCTGTGGCTGCCCCCTGCCATCTGCAAGAGCGCCTGCAAGATCGAGGTGAAGCACTTCCCCTTTGACCAGCAGAACTGCTCCCTCAAGTTCCGCTCCTGGACGTACGACCACACGGAGATTGACATGGTCCTCAAGATGCCCTCGGCCAGCATGGATGACTTCACCCCCAGTGGCGAATGGGACATAGTCGCCCTCCCTGGTCGAAGGACAGTGAACCCGCAGGACCCCAGTTATGTGGACGTGACTTACGACTTCATCATCAAGCGCAAGCCGCTCTTCTACACCATCAACCTCATCATCCCCTGCGTGCTCATCACCTCCCTGGCCATCCTTGTCTTCTACCTGCCGTCCGACTGTGGCGAGAAGATGACGCTGTGCATCTCCGTGCTGCTGGCACTCACCGTCTTCCTGCTGCTCATCTCCAAGATTGTGCCGCCCACCTCCCTCAACATACCGCTCATTGGCAAGTACCTCATGTTCACCATGGTGCTGGTCACCTTCTCCATCGTCACCAGCGTCTGCGTGCTCAACGTGCACCACCGCTCACCGAGCACGCACACCATGGCACCCTGGGTCAAGCGCTGTTTCCTACATAAGCTCCCCACCTTCCTCTTCATGAAGCGCCCCAACAGCAGCCCCTCTAGGGTCCCCCAGTCCAGCCAGGCTCGCCTGACCAAGTCTgaggccaccaccaccaccaccttggcCATGGGCCCCACCAGCTCGTCCAACCTCTATGGGAACTCCATGTACTTTGTGAACCCTGGCTTGGCAGCTCCCAAGTCTCCAGCGGCCTCAGACTCAGCGGGTGTCCCCAGAGATCTCCGGCTGAGGTCTTCTGGAAGGTTCAGGCAGGATGTGCAGGAGGCTTTAGAGGGCGTCAGCTTCATTGCCCAGCACATGAAGAGTGACGATCTGGACCAGAGT